The Terriglobus tenax genome contains a region encoding:
- a CDS encoding amidohydrolase family protein, whose protein sequence is MVYSRRDFLTTAAMAAAGYAHARPVVSRPLTIDAHVHVWANGVAFPFAGGANVPAGLDASVETLVRRMEQNHVARTVLIQVIHYKWDNRYLVDCLRRYPKMFAGVCRVNPEDPDAADQLSHWTEQGCRGVRLSPAADASGDWIRGARMAALWKRCEELRVPMTLLIPASRLADVQPLIERHPELTVVIDHMADCAIDDEKGQAQLLALARYPRVFVKITHLWSLSRQAYPFRDTFALVARVCDAFGSQRIMGGTDWPIKTELAGYEQRLALYRDALTFLNTDERKDVLFGTVQRVWPFGL, encoded by the coding sequence GTGGTTTACAGCCGTCGTGACTTTTTGACAACAGCCGCCATGGCGGCCGCGGGTTATGCCCATGCACGGCCCGTGGTCTCGCGGCCGCTTACGATCGACGCGCATGTCCACGTGTGGGCCAACGGTGTAGCATTCCCGTTTGCCGGGGGAGCCAATGTTCCGGCTGGTCTGGACGCATCCGTGGAAACGCTGGTGCGTCGCATGGAGCAGAACCACGTTGCGCGCACGGTGCTTATCCAGGTGATCCATTACAAGTGGGACAACCGGTATCTGGTCGACTGCCTGCGGCGATATCCGAAGATGTTTGCCGGTGTGTGCCGTGTGAATCCCGAAGATCCTGATGCTGCCGACCAACTGAGCCATTGGACGGAGCAGGGCTGCCGGGGCGTGCGGCTCAGTCCGGCAGCGGATGCCTCCGGCGACTGGATTCGCGGTGCCCGGATGGCTGCGTTGTGGAAGCGCTGCGAGGAACTTCGCGTGCCGATGACGCTACTGATTCCTGCATCACGACTTGCCGATGTGCAACCGCTGATCGAGCGGCATCCCGAGCTCACGGTAGTGATCGATCACATGGCCGACTGCGCGATTGACGATGAGAAAGGGCAGGCACAACTGTTGGCGCTGGCTCGCTATCCGCGGGTCTTTGTGAAGATCACGCACCTGTGGTCGCTGTCGCGGCAGGCGTATCCGTTCCGCGATACCTTCGCCCTGGTGGCCCGCGTATGCGATGCCTTTGGCTCGCAACGCATCATGGGTGGAACGGACTGGCCCATCAAGACGGAGCTTGCCGGCTACGAACAACGCCTCGCGCTCTATCGTGACGCGCTGACCTTCCTGAACACAGACGAGCGCAAAGACGTGCTCTTCGGGACCGTGCAACGTGTGTGGCCCTTTGGGCTGTGA
- a CDS encoding glycoside hydrolase family 95 protein: MYRPRNKFLSATASLTLLFAGSALPAQQASEDTLWYRQPAPIWDHALPVGNGRLGAMIFGGANNLPNNGDLQDAAKNAELINGSHTSGTDEHIQLNESSLWQGSRTDRLNPKAHDAFPKIRQLLLDSKGLDGAKITEAEKLAQESLIGIPKGMPGYSTLGDLYLRSESKAPVTDYRRELNLRTGVAKVSYTQNGVHYTREVFASLPGQVIVIRLKADRKGALNFNASMDRPADFSVKTRGENLLVLREGPSHKDQIRFAGELLALPQGGSVHAENAQLVVRNANSVTLLVAAATDFKGGPFAGGDPEARCNQVLEETRTQSVPQLMAAHEAVYQPIYNRMSLHLATSNTAALSLPTDERVKRVSEGADDVALQELYFRFARYLLISSSRPDGLPANLQGIWAAGISNPWGSKWTININTEMNYWLAEPAGLSETTLPLINLVDMVRTPASGTGMKVAQNYYGARGFVIHHNTDLWGDAEPIDGYQYGVWPVGGAWLALHAWEHYAFTLDRNFLSARAWPILHDASLFFLDYLTPDGEGHLVTGPSLSPENKYNLSDGTPHSLTMAPTMDIEIIRELFTRTLDTGRILGQDNPFLKQVEDARAKLPPFKVGKLGNLQEWQLDYEDSAPGHRHISHLWALFPGTQISLQHTPELAQAARTSLQRRLDNGGGQTGWSRAWVVNYWDHLHDGKQAYDSMQVLFRQSTFPNLMDTHPPGVFQIDGNLGAANGMLEALVQSRWMDDGAEIELLPALPTQWTEGNLQGVHLRGGAVADITWKTGKVTSMSLLSAHGSTLHLLLPAGQSIAGVTASDRSKVGADGKLTLKPGVTYKVTFR; encoded by the coding sequence ATGTACAGACCTCGAAATAAATTTCTGTCTGCCACTGCGAGTCTCACTCTCCTGTTTGCCGGCTCAGCGCTTCCCGCCCAGCAGGCAAGTGAAGATACCCTGTGGTATCGACAGCCGGCTCCCATCTGGGATCACGCCTTGCCGGTGGGAAACGGCCGGCTGGGTGCCATGATCTTTGGCGGAGCGAATAACCTGCCCAACAACGGCGATTTGCAGGACGCCGCAAAGAACGCCGAGTTGATCAACGGCAGCCACACCTCTGGCACCGACGAGCACATTCAGCTCAACGAGTCCTCCCTCTGGCAAGGCAGCCGCACCGACCGCCTGAACCCCAAAGCGCATGACGCCTTCCCGAAGATTCGTCAGCTTCTGCTCGACTCCAAAGGGCTCGACGGCGCAAAGATCACCGAAGCTGAAAAGCTGGCGCAGGAGAGCCTCATCGGCATCCCGAAGGGCATGCCCGGCTACAGCACGCTGGGCGACCTGTACCTGCGCTCGGAATCGAAAGCCCCGGTCACGGACTATCGCCGTGAGCTGAACCTGCGCACCGGCGTAGCGAAGGTGAGCTACACGCAGAACGGCGTGCATTACACCCGTGAGGTCTTCGCCTCCCTCCCCGGACAGGTAATCGTGATTCGCCTGAAAGCAGACAGGAAGGGTGCTCTGAACTTCAACGCCAGCATGGACCGCCCCGCCGACTTCAGCGTGAAGACACGCGGCGAAAACCTGCTGGTACTTCGCGAAGGTCCATCTCACAAAGACCAGATACGGTTTGCCGGGGAGCTTCTGGCACTGCCCCAGGGCGGCAGCGTGCATGCAGAGAATGCACAGCTTGTCGTCCGCAACGCCAACTCGGTCACACTGCTGGTTGCCGCAGCCACAGACTTCAAAGGTGGACCCTTCGCCGGAGGCGACCCGGAAGCACGGTGCAATCAGGTGCTGGAGGAAACTCGCACGCAGAGTGTGCCGCAGCTCATGGCCGCGCACGAGGCTGTTTACCAGCCGATCTACAACCGCATGTCGCTGCACCTTGCGACCAGCAACACGGCGGCACTCTCTCTGCCGACAGACGAACGCGTGAAGCGCGTGAGCGAAGGCGCGGATGATGTGGCGCTGCAGGAGCTCTACTTCAGGTTCGCGCGCTACCTGCTTATCAGCTCCTCTCGCCCTGACGGCCTGCCCGCAAACCTGCAGGGTATCTGGGCGGCGGGTATCAGCAATCCCTGGGGATCCAAGTGGACCATCAACATCAACACGGAGATGAACTACTGGCTCGCTGAGCCAGCAGGACTCTCCGAGACCACGTTGCCGCTGATCAACCTGGTCGATATGGTGCGCACCCCGGCAAGCGGCACCGGCATGAAGGTGGCACAGAACTACTACGGCGCTCGCGGCTTCGTCATCCACCACAACACTGACCTGTGGGGCGATGCGGAACCCATTGACGGCTACCAGTACGGCGTGTGGCCCGTGGGAGGCGCATGGCTGGCGCTGCATGCGTGGGAACACTACGCCTTCACGCTGGACCGCAACTTCCTGTCGGCGCGCGCATGGCCTATCCTGCATGACGCTTCGCTGTTCTTCCTCGACTATCTGACTCCCGATGGCGAAGGGCACCTGGTCACCGGGCCATCGCTCTCGCCGGAGAACAAGTACAACCTGTCTGACGGCACACCGCACTCGCTGACCATGGCGCCCACCATGGACATCGAGATTATCCGCGAGCTGTTCACACGCACGCTCGACACCGGCCGCATCCTCGGCCAGGACAATCCCTTTCTGAAACAGGTAGAAGACGCCCGCGCCAAGCTGCCGCCGTTCAAGGTAGGAAAGCTGGGCAATCTGCAGGAGTGGCAGCTTGATTATGAAGACAGCGCTCCGGGCCATCGCCACATCTCGCACCTGTGGGCACTCTTTCCAGGAACGCAGATCTCACTGCAGCACACGCCGGAGCTAGCGCAGGCCGCACGCACCTCCCTGCAGCGCCGCCTGGACAACGGCGGCGGACAGACCGGATGGTCACGTGCCTGGGTAGTCAACTACTGGGACCATCTGCATGACGGCAAGCAGGCCTATGACAGCATGCAGGTGCTCTTCCGCCAGTCCACCTTTCCTAACCTGATGGACACCCATCCACCGGGCGTCTTCCAGATTGACGGCAACCTTGGCGCAGCCAACGGCATGCTGGAAGCCCTGGTGCAGTCGCGCTGGATGGACGATGGAGCAGAGATCGAACTGCTGCCCGCGCTGCCCACGCAGTGGACAGAAGGCAATCTGCAGGGCGTGCATCTGCGCGGAGGTGCCGTTGCAGACATCACCTGGAAGACTGGCAAGGTCACGTCCATGAGTCTGCTCTCTGCGCACGGCAGCACCCTTCACCTGCTGTTGCCCGCAGGCCAAAGCATTGCCGGCGTCACCGCCTCTGACCGATCGAAGGTCGGCGCCGATGGCAAGCTCACGCTCAAACCCGGAGTGACCTACAAGGTCACCTTCCGCTAA